A DNA window from Hordeum vulgare subsp. vulgare chromosome 1H, MorexV3_pseudomolecules_assembly, whole genome shotgun sequence contains the following coding sequences:
- the LOC123426779 gene encoding pre-mRNA splicing factor SR-like 1 isoform X2, with amino-acid sequence MEIQTSGKPIDMLMEKVLCMNILSSDYFKELYRMKTYHEVIDEIYNQVDHVEPWMTGNCRGPSTAFCLLYKFFTMKLTVKQMHGLLKHPDSPYIRAIGFLYLRYVADPKILWTWYEPYLKDDEEFSPGSNGRMTTMGVFVRDLILGQKLCQLAGQIS; translated from the exons ATGGAGATACAGACTTCAGGAAAGCCCATcgatatgttgatggagaaggtTCTTTGTATGAATATTCTTTCTTCTGATTACTTCAAGGAGCTCTACaggatgaagacctatcatgaggtCATTGACGAGATCTATAACCAAGTTGATCATGTGGAGCCTTGGATGACTGGCAATTGCAGGGGTCCTTCCACTGCATTTTGTCTCCTGTACAAGTTCTTCACAATGAAGCTTACTGTGAAACAGATGCATGGTTTGTTGAAGCATCCTGACTCCCCGTACATTAGAGCT ATAGGATTTTTGTATCTTCGATATGTTGCAGATCCAAAGATCCTATGGACATGGTATGAGCCCTACTTGAAGGATGATGAG GAATTCTCCCCTGGATCTAATGGTCGCATGACAACCATGGGTGTATTTGTGCGTGATCTTATACTTGGACAG AAACTATGCCAACTAGCTGGACAAATTTCTTAG
- the LOC123426779 gene encoding pre-mRNA splicing factor SR-like 1 isoform X3: protein MEIQTSGKPIDMLMEKVLCMNILSSDYFKELYRMKTYHEVIDEIYNQVDHVEPWMTGNCRGPSTAFCLLYKFFTMKLTVKQMHGLLKHPDSPYIRAIQRSYGHGMSPT from the exons ATGGAGATACAGACTTCAGGAAAGCCCATcgatatgttgatggagaaggtTCTTTGTATGAATATTCTTTCTTCTGATTACTTCAAGGAGCTCTACaggatgaagacctatcatgaggtCATTGACGAGATCTATAACCAAGTTGATCATGTGGAGCCTTGGATGACTGGCAATTGCAGGGGTCCTTCCACTGCATTTTGTCTCCTGTACAAGTTCTTCACAATGAAGCTTACTGTGAAACAGATGCATGGTTTGTTGAAGCATCCTGACTCCCCGTACATTAGAGCT ATCCAAAGATCCTATGGACATGGTATGAGCCCTACTTGA
- the LOC123426779 gene encoding pre-mRNA splicing factor SR-like 1 isoform X4, whose translation MEIQTSGKPIDMLMEKVLCMNILSSDYFKELYRMKTYHEVIDEIYNQVDHVEPWMTGNCRGPSTAFCLLYKFFTMKLTVKQMHGLLKHPDSPYIRADTWMNKVCKQ comes from the exons ATGGAGATACAGACTTCAGGAAAGCCCATcgatatgttgatggagaaggtTCTTTGTATGAATATTCTTTCTTCTGATTACTTCAAGGAGCTCTACaggatgaagacctatcatgaggtCATTGACGAGATCTATAACCAAGTTGATCATGTGGAGCCTTGGATGACTGGCAATTGCAGGGGTCCTTCCACTGCATTTTGTCTCCTGTACAAGTTCTTCACAATGAAGCTTACTGTGAAACAGATGCATGGTTTGTTGAAGCATCCTGACTCCCCGTACATTAGAGCT GACACGTGGATGAACAAAGTTTGCAAGCAGTAG